Proteins from a genomic interval of Chionomys nivalis chromosome 7, mChiNiv1.1, whole genome shotgun sequence:
- the LOC130877491 gene encoding olfactory receptor 1361-like → MRGSNQSSVSEFLLLGLSRDPQQQQLLFLLFLTMYLATVLGNLLIILAIGTDSRLHTPMYFFLSNLSCVDVCFSSTTVPKVLANHLLGTQAISFSGCLTQMYFLFMFVDMDNFLLAMMAYDRFVAICHPLHYTTKMTQKVCVMMVAGSWVTANLNVLLHTLLIARLSFCGDNAIPHFFCDITPLLKLSCSDTHLNELMILTEGAVVMVTPFVCILISYIHITSAVLRVSSPRGRWKAFSTCGSHLAVVCLFYGTIIAVYFNPASAHSSEKDMAATVLYTVVTPMLNPFIYSLRNRDLKGALYKVVYRRTFSV, encoded by the coding sequence ATGAGAGGCAGCAACCAGTCGAGTGTCTCTGAGTTTCTCCTCCTGGGACTCTCCAGGgatccccagcagcagcagctcctcttcctgctcttcctcacCATGTACCTGGCCACTGTCCTGGGGAACCTGCTCATCATCCTGGCCATCGGCACAGACTCCCGCctgcacacccccatgtacttcttcctcagcaACCTGTCCTGTGTGGATGTCTGCTTCTCCTCCACCACTGTCCCCAAGGTGCTGGCCAATCACCTCCTCGGGACTCAGGCCATTTCCTTCTCTGGGTGTCTCACGCagatgtattttcttttcatgtttgtgGACATGGACAATTTCCTGCTGGCTATGATGGCCTATGACCGTTTTGTGGCCATCTGCCACCCTTTACACTACACAACAAAGATGACCCAAAAAGTCTGTGTCATGATGGTGGCCGGATCGTGGGTCACTGCCAATCTGAATGTCCTATTACACACCCTGCTCATTGCTCGGCTCTCATTCTGTGGGGACAATGCCATCCCTCACTTCTTCTGTGACATTACTCCCCTTTTAAAACTGTCCTGCTCTGACACACACCTCAATGAGCTGATGATCCTCACAGAGGGAGCTGTTGTCATGGTTACCCCTTTTGTCTGCATCCTGATCTCCTACATCCACATCACATCTGCTGTCCTGAGAGTCTCATCCCCAAGGGGAAGATGGAAAGCCTTCTCCACGTGTGGCTCCCACCTGGCTGTGGTCTGTCTCTTCTATGGCACCATCATCGCTGTATATTTCAACCCCGCATCTGCACATTCATCTGAGAAGGACATGGCAGCCACCGTGCTGTACACAGTGGTGACCCCCATGCTGAACCCGTtcatctacagcctgaggaacagGGACCTGAAAGGGGCTCTATACAAAGTGGTCTACAGAAGGACCTTTTCTGTTTAA